The Syntrophaceae bacterium genomic sequence GGCCGGCTGCGGCGTCGGCGCCCAGACGATCACCCTCGCCCGAAACAGCCCCGAGGCCCGGATCACCTCGATCGACATCTCCGAGGCGTCCGTCCGGGAGGCCGAGGAGAAGGTGACTTCGGCGGGGTTGACGAACGTGACCTTCCGCCGGGCCGACATATTCAGCCTGCCTTTTGAGGCGGAATCCTTCGACCATGTCTTTGTATGCTTCGTCCTGGAGCATCTGCCGAGGCCCGTCGATGCCCTGCTGGCGCTGAAAAGTCTTCTCCGGACGGGCGGGACGGTCACGGTCATCGAAGGGGACCACGGCTCGACCTTCTTCCATCCCGACAGCGAGGCGGCGCACCGGGCGATCCAGTGCCAGGTCGAGCTGCAGCGGCGGGCCGGGGGGAATGCCGACGTGGGAAGGGAGCTGTACCCGCTCCTGTGCCGGGCTGGTTTCGGCTCTGTCCGCGTATCGCCGCGAATGGTCTACGTCGACTCCAGCCGGCCCCAACTGGTCGAGGGATTCACGAAGAAGACCTTCACGGCCATGATCGAGGGCGTCAGGGAGTCCGCTCTGAAGGCCGGTCTCGCCGCCCCGCAGGATTTCGACCGGGGTATCGCGGACCTGTACCGGACCGCGGAATCCGACGGCGTGTTCTGCTACACCTTCTTCAAGGCCTTCGGGGAAAAGACGTGAGCGCCCGCCGGGGGCCGCCATGACGGTGTGGGCCTACCTGATCCAGGGGATCGGCCTGGGCTTCGCCGCTGCGGTGCAGCCGGGGCCGTTCCAGACCTATCTTATCTCACGGACCCTCTCCCGGGGGTGGCGCCGCACGCTTCCGGCGGCCCTGGCGCCGCTGGTCAGCGACGGCCCCATCATCGTCCTGTGCCTCTTCGTCCTGAGCCGGGTGCCCCTCTGGTTCCAGCGTTTCCTGTATCTCGCCGGCGGCCTGTTCGTCCTCTATCTCGCATACGGCGCCTTCAGGGCCTGGCGGACATTCGAGGGCGTACCTGCCACGGACGAAAAGGCGGCGAAACAGACCGTCCTGCACGCCGCCCTGATGAACGCCGCCAATCCCAGTCCATATCTCTACTGGAGCCTCGTGACGGGACCGATCCTCCTGAACGGATGGCGCACCGCCCCGGCCGATGGGATCGTCTTTCTCGCCGGCTTCTATGCCGCCATCATCCTCAGCCTGGCGGGGATCATCCTCCTGTTCGGCACCGCCCGGAGACTTGGGCCGAAGGTGAACCGCGCCATGATCGGTGTCTCCGCCCTCACCCTGGCCGGCTTCGGCCTGTTCCAGCTCTGGCTCGGCCTGTGGGGGAGATGAACCGGCTGGTGATCCGACTGTGGCGCTATCGTTCCCCGAGCCCTTCGATATCCGCCAGATCCCTGACTCGTCCCGTTGCCCGCTTGTTGACGACAAACTGTTCCCGCCCGATGAATGCGACGGGGATGTCCCCGTACCTTCCGGAGACCCGCCCCGCCCATGCCTCGTCCCATGAAACGCCGGTCAGTGAGGTGATCAGATCAATGCGGACAGGGGGAATGCCGAGTTGCACGGTCCGTTCGGGGTGCTCGAAATCGCTCTCCGAAAGACCCAGCGATCCGAAGCCGAAGGCCTCAAGGGCGGCCAGGATCCGCCGGGCATTGGCGGACTCAGCCTTGACGAGAAGATCCAGATCTCCGGTGAAGCGGGGAACACCGTGAAATGCCAGGGCGTAGCCCCCCACGATGAGATACTCAACGCAGTGGGCGTTGAACAGTGCGAGCAACTCTTTGAAGTCGGGCTGTGTTTCCATGCTGTTGCCTGCGGAGTTCATCGACGGCGGCGATCCGTTCCTCCGGCGTCCTGCTCAACCAGTAGGACAGGTCGTCCCGGAGGCAGTCGCTCTTCTGAAAGGATCCTTTTTTTACGACTTTTTCAATCATGCACGGACTTTAGCACACATCGGCGGGATTGCGCCAGTTTGATGCATGGCAATGGGCGATTAAGAAGAGGAACGAATCCTGCGGGCATGGCGTCCCGATCCATTTCCCCGCTGCCTGCCGTGCCAGGAACGGTCCGTTTTCAAAATTGGTCTGAATGCAGGGTGCAGGTCAGGGAGACGGTTCGGGCAAGCGAAGCCCGTCCAGATCAACCTTCTCCCGGATCACCTGATGTCCGATACCTACACATTCCTGCCAATCGCTAACAGAACTTCCGGCATTGCGATCTTCCCCGTTGGTGTTAAAAATCCTCCCCGAACGTTGTCCACCTGCCTGCGGAAACCGGTTCGTGAAAGACCTCTTTCCCCCCGGTCATGATGATTCCCGCGGAGTGTCCGCGGTCCCGGCCGGGAGAAATCCGGATATGGTGATCCCGGGTGCTGCCCCGATGCCTTCATGGCCTGTCCGGTCGGATCCATTCCCGAGCTTTCACGAACAAGAATGTTTGAAAAAATAGTCCGTCCGCGGGGCGATGTCCCCGCGCTCATCGATAATCAAGAAAGGAGTGTCAAGAAGAGATCATGCCTTGGACCATCAACACCAATCCGCTCGAAAATCTTGCCCTGTCGTCCCTGGTGGCGGCGATTCCGATCCTTTATCTCTTCTGGGCCCTCGCTTTTCGGCGCATGAAGGGCCATTGGGCGGCGGTAAGCGCGCTGGCGATCGCTGTGGTCATCTCCGTCTTTGTGTACGGCATGCCCGCGAAGTTGAGCCTGTACTCCGCGGGGTACGGCATGCTCTTCGGCCTCTGGCCCGTCTGCTGGATCGTCGTCACGGCCGTCTTCATCTACAATCTGTCCGTGAAGACGGGCGAGTTCGAGATCATCAAGAACTCGCTGGCGACCATCTCCGACGACCGGCGCATCCAGGCCCTCCTGATCGCCTTTTCCTTCGGCGCCTTCATCGAGGGGGCCGCGGGGTTCGGCACGCCCGTGGCCATCACCGCGGCCATGCTGGCAGGCCTGGGGTTCAAGCCCCTTTACGCCGCAGGCATCTGCCTGATCGCCAACACCGCCCCGGTCGCCTTCGGCGCCATCGGCATCCCCATCATCGTGGGTTCCCAGGTGTCGGGTGTCGATCAGATGGCCCTGAGCCGGATGGTCGGCCGGACGCTCCCCTTTGTCAGCGTACTGATTCCCCTCTACATGGTCGTGCTCATGAGCGGATGGAAAAAGGGCCTCGAGGTGTGGCCGGCGGCCTTCGTCAGCGGCGGGTCCTTTGCCGTCGCCCAGTTCCTGACGGCCAATTTCGTCGGGCCCCTGCTGCCGGACATCATTGCGTCCATCGTCTCCATCGTCTGCCTGGTCGTGTTCCTCCGCTTCTGGCAGCCGAAAGAGAGCTGGCACTTTGACGGCGAGCCCCAAAGCGGCGGCCGCGCGAAGCTTCTGTACACCGGAGGCCAGGTGTTCCGGGCCTGGACGCCGTTCATCATTCTGTCGATCTTTGTCGCCGCCTGGGGGGTGAAACCGATCAAGATGCTACTGGACCAGCATTCGCTCGTCCGGGTTCCCATCGAGGGCCTTCACAACATGGTGATTCGTGGCGACAGGCCCATGGCGGCCGTTTACATGTTCAACATCCTGAGCGCCGCCGGCACGGCCATTCTCTTTGCCGGCCTCTTCTCGATCCCCGTCATGAAGGCCTCCCTCCGCACGGCGGCGCAGGTGGCCTACCAGACCCTGAAAACGCTGCGCTGGCCCATTTTCACGATCGCGACGATCCTGGGATTCGCCTACATCATGAACTTCTCGGGCATGGCCGTCACCCTGGGCGACGCCTTTTCGAAAACGGGCGTCCTGTTCCCCTTCTTCGCGGCTTTTCTCGGCTGGCTGGGCGTGTTCATGACCGGTTCGGACACGTCGTCGAACGCCCTGTTCGGAAAGCTGCAGGAGGTTACCGCCACCCAGATCGGCGTCGATCCGGTGGTTACGGTAGCGGCCAATTCCTCCGGCGGCGTCTGCGGCAAGATGATCTCGCCGCAGTCCCTTTCCGTGGCCACGGCGGCGACGAACCAGGTGGGAAGGGAAGCCGACATTTTCCGCTTCACCGTGATGCACTCGCTCATTCTCACGACGGTCATCGGCGTAATGGCCTATCTGCAGGCCTATGTCATCCAGTGGATCGTTCCGGTCTATGAAAAGACCGCGGCGCCCGTTGCCGCCGCCGCGTCGCCGTCCCTGTCGGGAGGCGGGGCGGCCTGGCTGGGCGTCGCCGTGGCCGCCGTCGTCATCCTCACGTTCCTTGCCAGGAATGCGAGGGAAGCGGAGCCGGCCGTCGTCAGGGAAACCTTCCGTAAGCGCTGACTCGGGGCCTGTGCGTTGATTCATCTCCGCGCAACCCTGCAAAAAGATGAGTCGGGCGCCGGGAACCGGATCGGCAAAAGAAGACAGGACCGAAACATTCATTCATGGAGAAAGAAAATATGGTCGAGGATTCCGTGATCGCCCAGTTGAAGGGCACCGTAGGCGAATCGAATGTCCTGAAGGACAGGGCCGACCTCGTTACGTACAGCTACGATGCCACACCCGATCAGCCGAGCCGGATGCCCGACGTGATTGTGCTGCCGGCGACCACCGCGGAAGTCCGGAACATTGTCCTGATCGCCAGGAACAGCGGGCTGGCCGTCTATCCCCGCGGGGCGGGCACCAATCTCAGCGGGGGAACCATTCCGATCCAGGGCGGCATCGTCCTGTCGTTCCAGAGGATGGACCGGATCCTGGAAGTGGACCCGGAGAACCTGACGGCCACGGTGCAGGCGGGCGTGGTCATCCAGGCCCTCAA encodes the following:
- a CDS encoding methyltransferase domain-containing protein is translated as MSHAYVHGYDPLENIRLQDQASTLVHLLHSDTAYPAGSRVLEAGCGVGAQTITLARNSPEARITSIDISEASVREAEEKVTSAGLTNVTFRRADIFSLPFEAESFDHVFVCFVLEHLPRPVDALLALKSLLRTGGTVTVIEGDHGSTFFHPDSEAAHRAIQCQVELQRRAGGNADVGRELYPLLCRAGFGSVRVSPRMVYVDSSRPQLVEGFTKKTFTAMIEGVRESALKAGLAAPQDFDRGIADLYRTAESDGVFCYTFFKAFGEKT
- a CDS encoding lactate permease LctP family transporter — protein: MPWTINTNPLENLALSSLVAAIPILYLFWALAFRRMKGHWAAVSALAIAVVISVFVYGMPAKLSLYSAGYGMLFGLWPVCWIVVTAVFIYNLSVKTGEFEIIKNSLATISDDRRIQALLIAFSFGAFIEGAAGFGTPVAITAAMLAGLGFKPLYAAGICLIANTAPVAFGAIGIPIIVGSQVSGVDQMALSRMVGRTLPFVSVLIPLYMVVLMSGWKKGLEVWPAAFVSGGSFAVAQFLTANFVGPLLPDIIASIVSIVCLVVFLRFWQPKESWHFDGEPQSGGRAKLLYTGGQVFRAWTPFIILSIFVAAWGVKPIKMLLDQHSLVRVPIEGLHNMVIRGDRPMAAVYMFNILSAAGTAILFAGLFSIPVMKASLRTAAQVAYQTLKTLRWPIFTIATILGFAYIMNFSGMAVTLGDAFSKTGVLFPFFAAFLGWLGVFMTGSDTSSNALFGKLQEVTATQIGVDPVVTVAANSSGGVCGKMISPQSLSVATAATNQVGREADIFRFTVMHSLILTTVIGVMAYLQAYVIQWIVPVYEKTAAPVAAAASPSLSGGGAAWLGVAVAAVVILTFLARNAREAEPAVVRETFRKR
- a CDS encoding LysE family transporter, producing the protein MTVWAYLIQGIGLGFAAAVQPGPFQTYLISRTLSRGWRRTLPAALAPLVSDGPIIVLCLFVLSRVPLWFQRFLYLAGGLFVLYLAYGAFRAWRTFEGVPATDEKAAKQTVLHAALMNAANPSPYLYWSLVTGPILLNGWRTAPADGIVFLAGFYAAIILSLAGIILLFGTARRLGPKVNRAMIGVSALTLAGFGLFQLWLGLWGR